CCTGTGATTTAGAAGGCGTTCCCCCCACTGGAGAAGGGCTGGGAAAACTCCATCCGGTCCAGCAGCTTTGAAGGGGTGAAAGCTATTGATGGCCCATTTGAGCCTGGATTCCGTGATAACCTGCTCGGCAAGTACCCAATCATGGGAGGTGGGTGAACTGACGTCCTCAGACCACTCTGTAGTTCTACTCAGTTTGCAGCCAGGGAAGTGTGCATTAAGTAGAGCTATTagtgtttcgtctgatgaggtTGTATAAGTATTGTCCGTGGTGCGTATAGTTTGAGGTTCTTCAAGTTGTTGGCTTGAAAGGACCTTCCTAACACGGTTTGCTTGAGCGCATTTGTCTATGTTGCTACAGAAGTTTCGCCACCCTGCGGTGCGGCGCTTTCTGATGCACTTTTTGTAGTCCGACTTTGCCTTTTTATAGGCGTCCCAGTCAGTGTCATACGAAGTGTTCATGGCTCTGTTTAGAGCTTTCCTAACCAGCTTCCTCTTTTTGTCCAGTTCTTTGCACCACCATGGTTGTTGACCCGGTTTTGGAGCATCGATCGATTTTTCTGGACAGGCTTCGTGGTAGCTGGTTATGATGCTCTCCAAAATACTATTAGCCTGTGTTTCTATGTACTCTTGTTCTGACCCCTTGAGAGGTGTGGTTGAgtctaacttttttaatttttccgcTAGGGATTTAATGTACAAACTTTTGTTTGTCTTCCTAGGGTTCCTTTTAGGTTGCATGGTGGTTGTAATGTTAACGCAGAGAGTGAAACGTATCCACCTGTGGTCTGAGCATGACGCCTCTTTTGAGACATGCCATGCTTCAATTTTAGACGCAATATGGTCTGATGCTAAAGTGAGGTCAATGATAGTCCTGCACCTCCTCGTCACAAAGGTTGGTTCATTACCTATATTAAGAATGTTTAGGTTGGTGGTGAATAAGAAATCAACTAGATTTTTACCTCTTTCGTTGTTTTTGTCCATGCCCCACAGCTGATGATGGGCATTTGCATCGGTGCCGATGATCATTTCCAGGCCGGCTGATTCGCAGTAGTTGACCAGTCTGACGAGATTGGCCGGCGGTGGTTCGTCGGCCTCCGGCATGTAGGTGGAGGCGACTACAAATTCGCTTCCCTGCGTGTCTGTAACCTTTATGGCACAGTTGTCTCTGCAACAGAAATCCGTCAGCGGAAAGGCACGTATACATTTAGACGTTAGTATGCACGCCCTTGGCCGATCGTGACTTGTGAAGAGGTTAATCTTACCTGATAATTTAGAAAGTCCTAGAACTTTGTCCGCCCTAACCCACGGCTCTTGTATTAGGGCGACGGTGTTGGTGTGTGCCTCCAGCCACTTTCGTAGTTGAGCCGTGGCAGTCTCGCTGTGGTGGAGGTTGATTTGAAGGAATTGTGTGTGGTTACTCGACGAAGGGGACGGCATTTTGACGTTCCTTGATGTCTTTGCCTTCTTCGTCGAGATAGAGGCTCGCCAGCATTGCTTCAGCATCATCCCCGTCGGAGAGGGAGGCTCCCGATAGAGTACCGAGAGACTCCCCAGCCGCAGGGGAGGACACTTGTTGCAAGCCTGACGTGCCTGGTATGCTTTCCAGGGGATCTTGTGATGTTTGATCCCCTTTGTTTTGCTCTGCTGCAGAACTGTTGTTCGACGCATCGTCGGCGACTTTGTCATCGGTGTTTTGCTCCTGTTCTTGTGGAGTGGGCATGTCGGTTGGTTGTGCTGACGTGGAGGTCTGTGGAGTCTCGTAATACTTCCCTCCTTTGCCCAGGAATTTAAGGTAGCACTGATTTATAGTGCATGCCAGTCGTCTGTTGTGAGCCAGGACggtacctttaaacaaacatccaatcatttataatattagtaagattgatttGAGTTGCGAGTCAGCAGGCAGCTCGCTGAAGCTGGCAGCTTGTTGAATCGCAGCTCAACGGTTCAAGTTTATGTGAGCTGAAATTTTGAACCGTTTCAGATATTTACACATGCCTAGCACGACCAGTTGTTAAAATGTCTGACGAGAATAGAATAACAAGcaataactttgttttcttttcgtTTCTCATGATTTTAGGAAATTGTTCTTCCCATTCAAAGGTCCAGGAAAGCTTTATcgagtatatatttattctttcagttcatatatttaagtttGGCGATATTCGCTTCAGTGATACGAGGCGAAGATAGTGATTATTACGCTCCGCAAACATTCAAACAGGTAAATAGAAGCTCTTTTCTTTGATTTTATGTCacttgttatattaaatacgaACCTGTGTATTACCGATTAGATTTATGTTGCCTAAACATACTTAGGATCAATATtgctatataatttttttgtgaaaaggATGACAAGATGTACTTTGtgcaaaatatttcaaaattaacggCTTACTCTACgtcagggattcccaaagtggttTCCTAGGTTTAATAGTTTCTTAGGGGTCGACATAAACGAAAACTGATTTTGGGGGTCGACGAGGTCTAAAAATCGACCCATATTAATAATAGTCAGATAACTTAAAGCATtactaattctcactctgttttctattgacctaagtcagaatgaaaaataacactGTAGCAGTTGTTTTAAGTTAGCGGACCATTATGAATAAGTGGGTTGATCTTAAATGTAGGTAATTTGACCatgggggtctgaggtaacagttcattttggaaaagaggtcacttgtccaaaatagtttggggatccctgatctACGTAACCAACCATGCGCACACaaagctattaaaaataaaacattatttctcAATATATCCTGAAACATCCTAAATCAcaatggttttaaaaaaattattaacaaaatcagAAAAATTGTACTTGAAAAGAATTGAACAactttgtttgttaattatatagatatgtcaaaacaaaattgGCGCGAACTAGCCATGTGTAACAATTACAAGATGGCCGCCACTTGCGGATttctgttaattattttaggttaATTGCTTTACAGTGATTATTTAGTCTGTGGTGAAATTCGTCCTGCTTTCTTGTTTTCATAACTAATCTTTCGTCATTGATTTTGTCGTGTTTATCGGTTctctaagaaataaaaaaactggttTTAACTACATTGAAATGGCGGGAAATATGTAGtcgtaataaagtttatttgttaaggCGTCCAGCAGCGATTAATTTTGGTCTTTATAAAGGATGTgtcattttaactaaaatattaaacgcagaatatcaattattagtattttcaAACATCTTGGCGGTCCAAGGTCATCGGCGCGCAATGTAATGCCATCTATCGCATCACATCTATCAAATTATGTTTTGCGCAGCGATTCCCGAGAAGTTAAGAGCCGCTAAAGACATATAATACGATGGTACAAGGTCTATTAATTTCAAGATGAAGTAAGAAATAACAATCACCTCCATTTATCtctttaaaatagataatatttttcaatacaaatgtttcggcagtggattCAACATACGCTTATTGCTTTCTCACGCGCATTACGACCATCGCAGATCGGGTCGGCAGAACTTTTCCAACCGGTGTACCAGCCTTGGGGCGATGTTATAAGGAATCAGAAAATAGTAAGCTTGTATTAAGGTGACGGAATAATTAACGCTTATTTAAGCAATATTTAACAAACGTATCTCGCTTTAAAACCATTCAATAACTCTGACTTACGATAGATGTCGCAACTTGTAATGGAATTGATCTTTTCGTAAATCCTAAAAGTTTCATCTACTCAATAATAGATGGCGGTAAATGTTTccagaaatttattttattcaaatgtaatttgtagTCGGATTCCTACAATAAGGCTGCGTTCACACCGGCGCAGAATGACGTCACGCCGCAAAGTTCCAACCCACAGTCGTGGAGACCGGGCCCCTCTAGCGAAGATTGGAGAGGTACGCAAATATTCGAATATTCGATcaatacttaataataagttaaaaatgctcaacggattttgagaAATAGTGCAATATTACTCACGAAAATTGgtaaaataatgttgtaaTTGACAGCACCAGACCAATGGGTACGTAAGGAACAACAAGCTTCTATTCTGCATCACAAGCAGGCACTCACATCAGGTAAGTAAATCTAATAATGctttaataactaataacttgagtaatatttctataaaagtGTCTACATAACATATACTAAATGTCTCCTTTTATCAAATTACTgacagttttcttttaatttatactaaaattgtaaagtgTTAACACACTTTATCACTCAGTATCGTAGCAATCATggcatatttttgaaaaattctttttataaaaaaaagctctATACTTACGATATCCTTTacgatatatattttcacgacATTACTAAGGGGGTgagtaaattgaataaaaaaaaataagcgaGAAAGGGACAAAGCAAGCCAATAGCAGTAAAGATGGTTGCTATGGTAAcggtatttttttactataccATACgaacatttgaattttgacatttgcgtttgaaaattttacgcaatgtaaataataaattaaagtttatctTTGTAACAAAATGAATGGAACAGCAagttaactaatattttaactattccAAATAAATTCGAAGCGACTGCATCATCATTACAGTGGCTTGACGAGATTCGAACATTGACCGCTAGGTCTGTGAGTGAAcatcatcagttcactataagtccccacTGAGAGGTTCGGAGCCtatcccaagttaggggtgactaggacatagtcaaccacagccaagtgcgggttgactatacatgtcattgaatttcttctcagatatgtgcagcatcacgatgttttccttcaccgtaaaaatgtcggataaatcgaaatgtaaatcgaaaaagacattggtacatagcgggattcgaacccaggacctgcatattgcaagtcaagtgcttaacccctgagccacgcACACTCTTACTGTGAGTGATGTCATTACTTAACAGTAGATGGCgcttatcaattaaatattgtatgccGTCAACAGATGGCAGTTTTCGTTTTGAATATGCGTCAGACAACGGACTGGCGGCGGGCGAGGTGATTGAACCGGACGGGTCTCGTGTGGGAGCTTATCAGTACAAAGACCCTTCCGGACAGCTCGTCAAGCTCAAGTATAGAGCAGGGAAGGAAGGGTTCCAGGTACGGAAGATGTAGGACAAGAGAATCACGTGatgtagatttatttttactacagATGGTggttaatagaaaaaaaaaagatttatccTTCGTATCATAAACTAATTGGAAAATGTTAGGATGTAAGAGGACTAGAATTTGACGTTtttcatgttaattttttttttaattattcgtaATTTTAATGGTTCCAGATTTTAGAAGGAAGTCATCTGCCCCAGAGTCCTCAACCACAGCAACcaggtaattataaaataaaaaatattgtgaaacGGAAGAAAATCTTTTTCATTGAATTACCTCAAACTCAGGGGTGGTGAACCTTTATGCATCAGctattttctataataattttttattgtggtCGTAGAGCTGCCACCATATACAATATGCCCTGAATATAGTGTCGCGTGCCATTAGTTCACAATTCCTGccttaaatattactttattatcgTCAAAAAgctagaaattataaaatatacctaaAGTTCTCTACCCCTGACATACTAATGTTACAATTGTCGTAGATAACTACTATCAGAACGCGTACGCACAACAAAAGCAATACGATCAGCAGCAATATACCCAAAGACCGGAGACCAGCCAGGACTGGACTCCACAGAACCAGGTGAGACCATGTGATGACGTCATGAATCGTATACTAACATTTTAGAAACCAAAACTGTAAAAGAGTTTCAATTgtttaacacgttaactgccACGTCAGGCACCAGTGCTTGACAGATATGGTATCTGTTAGGGCCATGTCAGTCACGAGTGCCTGACGCAAACGCatgtaattcaaaaattcaaatgaacCCAGGGAGCTTTCAAGCACCTTTCGGGGCTTTTTCTCTATTGAAATTGACTGACAAGGCCCCCAACAAACTATATTCATCTTGGCCTAACATTTTTACGTGTAGAACTggtttttatgtacataaactttttaaggaaaataaatacaaataattaatgtcaatataacaccaaaaacaaaaagaaagaaaatgcCATCATCAAAATTTTGCTATggcagttaacgtgttaacaTCTTTTTCCACTAAGCTAACAGCAAGTTTGAAGTCGTGCGACTATTTATATAAGCAATGTGTACCTTAGTGCTTTCCAACTCTTAGTTTTGAAGTAGATTTTAAACGGCTTTATTGACTTATTAGTTATAACGCCAtctgttattgaaaaaaaaacacttttaactTTTGAGTGTGGTActgaaggcctaattttaatcctctttcccttatcacccttttcttattaagaaaggatggaaaggggaagtggatttggcagaagaggggacgcatagaaataTCCTAttcctgtgcgtcccctctgttaattaaatgtaggcaatgcatttgcggatgtctatgggcaacggtcgcctcgctatttcggtgtattcaggtggccgtttgctcgtttgccatctattgatattaaaaatgattaaatagGCTGCTAGTGGCAGTCAAGGGGCTGGTGGACAGAACTACAATCAGAATTGGAAGTCAGACAATCAAGATGGTcatgtatgtattattttaggaCTTTTTTTGTATCCAGTATCGGTGTTAGTGTAGGACCATGTTAAGGTGACCGCATATAGCACAAGAAATAAGAGGGCACCGCAGGCGCACTATTCAGATATAAAGGGGCGCCTAAAGTGCCCTTTCTGAACCTTTGAAAGATTTCCTTTAACACCAAAAAAAAGGAGGCGCCGTAAAAATCTTGTCCAGGGCGCCGGAAATACTAAAACCGGCCCTGCGTTACTATATAGAATgtaaggataatttttttcccGCAAAACCGCAATTTAGCATATTATAttacttgttttttatatagggttttattgcttattttaaataaaatttctttattccaGTATCGAGACAACGATCTAATGGAACATAGACCGCATTCTTTCGGTGGAGGCTACGCGTTTGCTTTCAAAGGATAAAGATGGCGCTGTATTAAAACTTTGTCGATAACAAGATGttcttgtttaaataaaaaaatattacataattctatgattttattaatgtcaTTGTTTCTtacgatttaattattattctggAAAAAAACTAACACTAGCTAGTTACTCATAAAAGTTACGCGCAACGCTTTAaaccagggatccccaaactattttggacaagtgaccccttttccaaaattaaCTGTTACCTCACACACCCCgaggccaaattacctacttttaagatcaattattactattattattattatttttcattttgacttagatcaatagaagacagagtgagaattagcaatgctttaagtttgatatcgaccactttgggaatccctgctTTAAACTGACGCTCTTCAATCAGTACTGCCAATCTAGTGGACAAAAATGTTAGAGAGACATACCTATGGTATACTGAAGAGTAAATTGTTATTCAGTGATGTAAGGTTCAAAATAgtgttaatgaaataaaacacgaTTTAGTTCATATAcccacattttattaatatatcaagtaatataatatagcataaaatatattgcaaatacactgttttcaaaaaaaatgaaactagataaaaataacgtaatttatattagaaaaaataattaatttacacaaCTTTTCAaacttcttttaattaaaaaagtatattaaaaaaaataaaaaaaatctgtaagcgttaaaataaataaaataaataaattcacaatattatatctacttttatttttagaattacgGTAATATACGAATATATCTGGCGATACATGTTTAAAAGCTTCAAAATATCACTAAATCTatcacattaataatattgttactatATTTTGGCGGGAAAACTCCActacgttttaaaatatataatatataagaagaatattgtttattttacaaataatccATTTATTACTAACATACACGCAGCTCGaagctgtatttttttaatgtgttaacACTGTCGAGACAATGCCAAAAACATAGAAATCCCGCTCATTACTTAAGAAAATTgaaatagcaatatgttttgattGGTTCTCTCGACAGCGAAAACTCAAAATTACACTAACCTAAAAATTATGTCTAAAGATTATGTCTGATTGTTATTCTGAATATCtgaatgaaaaagaaataacaagacgattttaaaatcattgattcgacagttttttttaaattggaattGTGACAAAATTATTCCAAACTGAGCGCCATTAAAATTACGATACCGGCTGACGAAAAAAGTTGTCacagacaataaaaaagtcaatgtcaaaatgacgtttttataaaaaaatatttcgtaatagttattcattgaaatataaaactttgtcTTTACAgtttaatacttaatattattaatcattcagagaaacaaaatacttagtattaatcaataattaagGTTGAATACAAGTTTTTAAAGGACCCATTCCAgctattgtatattattatacaaataatgtgaaataaattaaatcaaatatgaaTGATTACGagatgttttacatttaattacgaaatgaatttttgttttgttattttaaaaagacctttcaatatttttaacatgtcttaatgaaatttaataattctattaaaaacttttatttaaatattgaacgATAAATACTTTAATGAACGTGAACATCTAATATTGGAAGAtaatgtgattattttttaattcttaaattcTACGAACTACATTAAACtgctattatttattaaattattgctcaaacaaattatttctaataatattgcaaataattaattgtctaTGGTACGTATTTATATCGACCGTTATAGATTATCTGTGCAGCCATACACAGATAAAGAAAACGTGTGTTTTCGATGatttaatttggaattttATGCACTGAGTTTACtcttaatatgttaaaaatgtatttacttatataaaaaaaactgattctGGACTGAAGAAAATAAgctcttttatattatatggtGGTCAACGAGAAAGCGGTCACATGAATTCGTCtgaatagcgaagcgaccgcagCCCATAAGTCTATAATTGCAGATGTTTTGCCTACATTTGATGCGGAGTCAGATAGAAagagataaaaacaaaaggagGTGAAAGCAAAGAGGCTTAAAATTGCTTGTAACGAAAACACTCGTCAAAATACATTCCGTACCATTGACACATGAAGcatattaaatatgatttttttctactttttaatatagattcTACTGATTTAAGCAGATATATCTAAATACTAAGCATTTTACTACTATAAATGGTAAATATAGTACTTAAACatagatatttttgttatgaatATGTCTAGACTAAATGTTCATGATTTTTTGACTAAcgatgataatatttaaaatgaaaatcattCATATTTGATTTACTGTGAAACTATGAAgagtaaaagttaaaaagtatgttttattatgttcttattttaaaatattaaccgTTAAATATTACAgagaatatatattaaatatatttataggttaaaatttttgattatgtttttagatgatattttattattataaattctatttgTTTGGTCcgatattaagaaaaaaaatagtgctGTAACAACTAGTGACTTGatcgtgggtttttgagacagAAAtcaccgtttaaaacatattgttatctcggttttgtcaaatatgttttatacaaagattttcgTTTCAGAAATccaatgtaaaatgtatataaaaaaatggtctTATATaccaatgaaaaaaaaaaattgctctttaatatacaatttatttctgtatatgttgttcaaattattaatttattgtcttaaatataattttattattgttgttttatattaaaaatattgtcaaagtcacgtattcaaaattatattgattaaaatCGAAATACAAAAGGCGGGAAGTTTACTCTTTgacagtttttgtttttaatttgataatattagtttaaaaacaaacaaatatacgACTAGAA
The nucleotide sequence above comes from Papilio machaon chromosome 28, ilPapMach1.1, whole genome shotgun sequence. Encoded proteins:
- the LOC123722613 gene encoding uncharacterized protein LOC123722613, with product MTKSPTMRRTTVLQQSKTKGIKHHKIPWKAYQARQACNKCPPLRLGSLSVLYREPPSPTGMMLKQCWRASISTKKAKTSRNVKMPSPSSSNHTQFLQINLHHSETATAQLRKWLEAHTNTVALIQEPWVRADKVLGLSKLSETTVP
- the LOC106710502 gene encoding uncharacterized protein LOC106710502, whose protein sequence is MWFIYLSLAIFASVIRGEDSDYYAPQTFKQWIQHTLIAFSRALRPSQIGSAELFQPVYQPWGDVIRNQKISDSYNKAAFTPAQNDVTPQSSNPQSWRPGPSSEDWRAPDQWVRKEQQASILHHKQALTSDGSFRFEYASDNGLAAGEVIEPDGSRVGAYQYKDPSGQLVKLKYRAGKEGFQILEGSHLPQSPQPQQPDNYYQNAYAQQKQYDQQQYTQRPETSQDWTPQNQAASGSQGAGGQNYNQNWKSDNQDGHYRDNDLMEHRPHSFGGGYAFAFKG